Proteins encoded by one window of Primulina huaijiensis isolate GDHJ02 chromosome 1, ASM1229523v2, whole genome shotgun sequence:
- the LOC140983059 gene encoding glucan endo-1,3-beta-glucosidase, acidic-like, which translates to MAGKENCVFLGMVLFGLVIMATMDFTVAQTGLCYGRLGDGQPSPQDVVSLYNRNNIRRIRIYDPHQPTLQALGGSNIDVILGVPNTELQNVAASQANANTWVQNNVRNYPNVRFRYIAVGNEVSPIRGDTSQYVGFVLPALRNIFNAISSSGLGNQIRVSTAIDTGVIGNSYPPADGAFRDDVRSYLEPIVSFLANNRAPLLVNLYPYFSYVGNPGSISLPYALFTSDGIVVPGGIRYQNLFYAILDAVYAALEKYGASSLEIVVSESGWPTAGGTAATVENARLYNTNLIQRVKTGTPKRPGTAIETYIFSAFDENQKNPEIEKHFGVYQLNGEPKYPITFN; encoded by the exons ATGGCTGGTAAAGAGAATTGTGTGTTTCTTGGAATGGTCCTTTTTGGACTTGTGATAATGGCAACCATGGACTTTACAG TGGCACAGACTGGACTTTGCTACGGAAGGCTCGGGGATGGGCAGCCTTCTCCACAAGACGTCGTGTCCCTGTACAACAGAAACAATATCAGGAGAATACGGATTTACGACCCCCACCAGCCAACTCTCCAGGCTCTCGGAGGCTCTAACATCGACGTCATATTAGGCGTTCCGAACACTGAATTGCAGAATGTTGCAGCAAGCCAAGCGAACGCGAATACGTGGGTGCAAAACAATGTAAGAAACTATCCTAATGTCAGGTTCAGGTACATTGCTGTTGGAAATGAAGTTAGCCCTATAAGAGGTGACACCTCTCAGTATGTTGGATTCGTTCTTCCGGCTTTGAGGAACATTTTTAATGCGATTTCTAGTTCCGGACTCGGAAACCAGATAAGAGTTTCCACTGCTATTGACACAGGAGTTATTGGAAACTCTTATCCTCCGGCAGATGGAGCGTTTAGAGATGATGTTCGGTCATATCTTGAACCGATCGTAAGTTTTCTAGCAAATAACAGAGCCCCTTTGCTCGTAAATTTATACCCTTACTTTTCCTATGTTGGCAATCCTGGATCTATTAGCCTTCCTTATGCGCTTTTTACCTCTGATGGAATCGTTGTTCCTGGTGGAATACGGTATCAAAATCTTTTCTACGCGATCTTAGATGCTGTGTATGCAGCACTTGAAAAGTATGGAGCATCGTCCTTGGAGATTGTGGTATCTGAGAGTGGTTGGCCTACGGCTGGAGGAACTGCGGCGACAGTCGAAAACGCAAGACTTTATAACACGAATTTGATTCAACGGGTCAAGACTGGAACGCCTAAACGACCTGGAACGGCTATAGAAACATACATTTTTTCTGCATTTGATGAAAATCAGAAGAATCCTGAGATTGAGAAGCATTTTGGGGTCTACCAACTGAATGGAGAACCCAAGTATCCGATCACTTTTAACTAG